The proteins below are encoded in one region of Cololabis saira isolate AMF1-May2022 chromosome 13, fColSai1.1, whole genome shotgun sequence:
- the LOC133458760 gene encoding LOW QUALITY PROTEIN: UDP-glucuronosyltransferase 3A1-like (The sequence of the model RefSeq protein was modified relative to this genomic sequence to represent the inferred CDS: inserted 2 bases in 1 codon; deleted 1 base in 1 codon), with product MPCQHYINSFHTPGVQYIAFYPGTLNGPLSIALPSPISYVPVFSSQLSDHMSLWSRAKNLFYFLFAPVGQELVWRIFKVVAECHLESGPPPGGLTELQQGAELWAFNTDFSLEFLQPLMPYTVLVGGLLNKPANTLKQELDLWISSFGEAGFIVVTLGSMVSSVSVGPLLVXPQAVLWRYDSQQWPTHVDRPPNLRLLNWLPVNDLFRHKKVFLFITNGGQNSLIQAVFHGVPVLGIPLFGDQFDNVRAEVKRVYCGAASA from the exons ATGCCTTGTCAGCATTACATAAACTCTTTCCATACTCCAGGTGTCCAGTACATTGCTTTCTATCCTGGCACTCTAAATGGTCCTCTGTCCATCGCTCTGCCCAGCCCCATCTCCTACGTCCCAGTTTTCAGCTCCCAGCTGTCTGACCACATGAGCCTCTGGAGTCGTGCAAAAAATCTCTTCTATTTTCTCTTCGCTCCTGTTG GTCAGGAACTTGTATGGAGAATCTTTAAGGTAGTGGCTGAGTGCCACCTGGAGTCAGGTCCACCCCCTGGTGGTCTGACTGAATTACAGCAAGGAGCTGAACTCTGGGCCTTCAACACGGACTTCTCACTGGAGTTCCTTCAACCTCTAATGCCCTACACCGTGCTAGTGGGAGGTCTGCTAAATAAACCTGCAAACACTTTGAAACAG GAACTTGATTTGTGGATCTCTAGTTTCGGAGAGGCAGGATTCATTGTTGTGACTCTTGGATCAATGGTCTCGTCTGTGTCCGTGGGTCCTCTGCTTGT GCCACAGGCAGTCCTCTGGAG GTATGATTCTCAGCAATGGCCCACTCACGTGGATAGACCTCCCAATCTAAGGTTATTGAACTGGCTTCCTGTTAATGACCTTTTCC GTCACAAGAAAGTGTTTCTCTTCATCACCAAT GGGGGACAAAACAGTCTGATCCAGGCAGTGTTTCATGGTGTCCCTGTGCTGGGAATTCCTCTGTTTGGAGACCAGTTTGATAATGTT agaGCTGAAGTCAAGCGTGTTTACTGCGGCGCCGCTTCCGCTTAG
- the spef2 gene encoding sperm flagellar protein 2 has protein sequence MSDILYRWLNQGLRLSKTVNAESCAKDFSSGYLIGEILHRYQLQDDFSQFIKKDTAISKVNNFRRLEPSLKLLGISFDMKTAQDLMEEKEGVAMHVLHQLYDLLKKKKNAEINRTTMEIKQPQDKTCLHKKEHEIYSFRLPQVVKPDAELKLQKSSQRYDETCQKLTIRSVMAQPIQQTIQLKIQDEKGKRKSEKKQQDMTCNQATKVRVPEPFSSSSSVNKERRQLQRKEQEGRRVYAEITKFETNQKKLLTSGFGSSSRGQPLLTDFPPVGTKRGCKVPGGGTEVLVQSNDKYIQEIRQRKKEEADLSERRQKRQDRFLVEQLKARQAEQDALQNELLVKSLTRQSRAEQRLVAQLLQIRKVKEVIIENRRYREQQYQERRERDFQEALHRELVLAQEAKLAREMEIREEIEYQERIAAEIAQSKWKKNVESCKGILEQIVDLATNVGEYKSDRGVREESRSPPPDSSCPTGSPSKRQIPGKMMRYWKELLFIGLPLYEPTKTHEESSKSSPSQDPTELKKQEILNNLDYEEYTKMAGEWAWPEEAGETTLPPPYKDILGQRLRELVPPSVVEPSTALFPCSTIKACVLGKFCSANKECLAKIGKALGIYVLSMDAVIEEALKAYKNGEKIFQIISKRKVETMKKLIQLTIRARQGAAVDMEMRKGNTIPNQLLVEMMVEAISQVPAQSSWILDGFPYDIAQAQLLEKALGGSVDEENEVVSERANPPPPAPVLDLAVLLDIPNECVIRHAYSFIDTEAAATLQPNDKTLYLAQVSHRIEVFQCTWPDLKEWFGEKQNILVHVDAEVEHEKLYNTLESLFQQAMHKKREEHASLASESKDDVHGVPKNQHKLVSSGVAPSSQDYVDNPLPPEIPQHLCSYWDDVWDSYVNDIKKVMQQLRSKRSAIDRQLFSIRERYKQYLARPDIKQELLSQWQEVFNSTPDDRDCEEIKAELHLRLDELHERLWDITNKRKEENEQERAELMCNDWLDEHTFLLIKHHSILTQVELSRFEETSAILRIYYLGMQRQVPLEPLPKFTCNPLLETPGIEAQDERSHSSKSSKNEKNEEPEKPSHEQLLTDCEAALEAISKLLISQNVMQVSAEAHQPEIKENEESLHEKAKQDDDDGSVKIEYQEGRETFFQEYPAALNNEENRATVHIELVKRHGLEMVHSLQRRAQDISDKMENWLQAQYLAEMKCIDQLSEVARHHIEAGATLQYELVLEGSDFFINEDHLLVESPAPPLRPAPLETPVGSTPTIVQLESLRHQLWSAAPSGVMSSTAFFGLLKELVSVNTGRNTVPKPWMGNTEAKWVAIVSLLTDDYELIDWQRFLLSAALPWPFPSLTQLLVVLGRFKVADVASTGYINEEQYLKTELWFSSDTIQTVSEDPSEPLPFDRLANLRKFFFQLFADHSFSPPQLDYVSMLQYFAADPDPGHGFIRALSVVLGQDLQQPSMDHAVKSLPSIEEATELVSLEIKSAYKEDETPYPSSSHFREQEVSISSLLNVFCHKAVKMRGKHRLPPSCLSKEEHTENLTRVYGELGYDSEDCVPFSVLSKHPYTQILMETSTRYQLVDIHQVLQGD, from the exons ATGTCAGATATATTATACAGGTGGCTAAACCAGGGGCTCCGGCTTTCGAAAACTGTCA ATGCAGAGAGCTGTGCCAAAGATTTCTCTAGTGGTTACCTCATTGGAGAAATTCTTCATAGATATCAGCTGCAAGATGATTTCTCTCAGTTTATAAAGAAAGA TACCGCCATCTCCAAAGTGAACAACTTTAGACGCCTTGAACCTTCTCTAAAGCTACTGGGGATTTCCTTTGACATGAAAACAGCCCAAGACCTGATGGAGGAGAAGGAAGGTGTTGCCATGCACGTCCTTCACCAACTCTATGACCtgctcaaaaagaaaaaaaatgcagaaattaatAGAACAACGATGGAGATCAAGCAGCCCCAAGACAAAACATGCCTGCACAAAAAGGAGCATGAGATCTATTCTTTT CGGCTTCCTCAGGTTGTGAAACCTGATGCAGAACTGAAGCTACAAAAAAGTTCTCAGCGCTATGATGAAACGTGCCAAAAGTTGACCATCAGATCGGTGATGGCTCAACCCATCCAGCAAACAATACAACTAAAGATCCAGGatgagaaaggaaaaagaaagagtgAGAAG AAGCAGCAGGACATGACTTGTAACCAGGCCACTAAAGTCCGGGTGCCGGAGCCATTTTCCTCGTCCTCATCAGTCAACAAAGAGAGGAGACAGTTGCAGCgcaaagaacaagaaggaagG AGGGTCTATGCAGAAATAACCAAGTTTGAGACAAACCAGAAGAAACTTCTTACCTCTGGTTTTGGTTCAAG TTCTAGGGGTCAGCCCCTCCTTACAGATTTCCCCCCTGTTGGCACCAAACGGGGCTGTAAAGTGCCTGGAGGTGGAACCGAGGTGCTGGTTCAATCCAATGACAAGTATATACAGGAGATCCGACAGAGGAAGAAGGAGGAGGCCGATTTAAGTGAGCGCCGACAAAAAAGACAAGACAGATTCTTAGTGGAACAGTTGAAGGCCCGTCAAGCTGAACAG GACGCCCTGCAAAATGAACTGTTGGTGAAGAGTCTGACACGTCAGTCCAGGGCAGAGCAGCGTTTGGTTGCTCAGCTACTCCAGATACGTAAGGTAAAAGAGGTGATCATTGAAAACCGCCGGTACAGAGAGCAGCAGTACCAGGAGCGAAGAGAGAGGGATTTCCAAGAAGCTCTGCACAGGGAATTG GTTTTGGCTCAGGAGGCTAAGTTAGCCCGTGAAATGGAGATCAGAGAGGAGATTGAATACCAAGAGAGGATTGCTGCTGAGATAGCCCAAAGTAAATGGAAAAAGAACGTTGAGAGCTGTAAGGGCATTTTGGAACAGATAGTGGACTTGGCAACAAATGTTGGAGAATATAA gtcagaccggggcgtcaGGGAAGAGAGCAGGAGCcccccaccagactccagttGCCCGACCGGGAGCCCCAGCAAGAG GCAGATTCCAGGGAAGATGATGAGATACTGGAAGGAACTGCTGTTCATAGGTCTGCCTCTGTATGAGCCAACAAAAACCCATGAGGAAAGCTCCAAGTCCTCCCCTTCACAAGACCCCACAGAACTTAAGAAGCAGGAGATACTCAACAACCTGGACTATGAGGAATACACG AAAATGGCAGGTGAGTGGGCATGGCCAGAGGAGGCAGGGGAAACAACATTACCTCCACCATACAAGGACATTCTTGGACAGCGACTTAGAGAACTGGTTCCGCCATCCGTTGTGGAACCGTCCACTGCTTTATTTCCTTGCTCTACCATCAAGGCCTGCGTCCTAGGCAAGTTTTGCTCGGCCAACAAGGAATGCCTGGCCAAGATTGGTAAAG CACTTGGCATCTATGTGTTATCGATGGATGCTGTGATTGAGGAGGCACTGAAGGCTTACAAGAATGGTGAAAAG ATCTTCCAGATAATATCCAAGAGGAAAGTAGAGACCATGAAAAAACT TATCCAGCTGACTATCCGTGCAAGACAAGGGGCAGCTGTAGACATGGAGATGAGGAAAGGGAACACTATTCCAAATCAGCTCTTGGTTGAAATGATGGTAGAGGCAATCAG TCAAGTTCCAGCTCAGtcatcctggatcctggatggtTTTCCTTATGATATAGCCCAGGCCCAGCTGTTAGAGAAAGCCCTCGGGGGGTCTGTAGACGAAGAGAATGAAGTTGTAAGTGAGAGGGCAAACCCACCGCCCCCTGCTCCAGTGCTGGACTTAGCTGTCCTGCTGGATATCCCTAATGAGTGTGTGATCAGACATGCATACAGCTTTATAG ATACAGAAGCTGCAGCGACCTTGCAACCGAATGACAAAACCTTGTATCTGGCACAGGTTTCACATAG gatCGAAGTTTTTCAGTGTACGTGGCCAGACCTGAAGGAATGGTTTGGTGAAAAGCAAAACATTTTGGTCCATGTTGATGCTGAAGTAGAACATGAGAAACTTTACAACACTTTGGAATCCTTATTCCAGCAAGCTATGCACAAAAAACGGGAAG AACATGCATCACTTGCCTCTGAGTCCAAAGACGATGTTCACGGAGTCCCAAAGAACCAGCACAAGCTCGTCTCTTCAGGTGTAGCTCCATCCAGTCAAGACTACGTGGATAATCCTCTGCCTCCA GAGATACCACAGCACCTGTGCTCATACTGGGACGATGTATGGGATTCCTATGTAAATGATATAAAGAAAGTCATGCAGCAGCTGCGCTCAAAGCGCAGTGCTATTGATCGTCAGCTTTTTTCAATCAG AGAAAGATACAAGCAATATTTGGCACGTCCAGACATAAAGCAGGAGTTACTGTCTCAGTGGCAGGAGGTCTTCAATAGCACACCTGATGATAGAGACTGTGAGGAGATCAAGGCAGAGCTACACCTGAGGCTGGAT GAATTGCATGAACGACTGTGGGACATCACTAACAAACGTAAAGAGGAAAATGAGCAGGAGAGGGCTGAGCTCATGTGTAATGACTGGTTGGATGAGCACACCTTTCTCCTCATCAAACACCACTCTATATTAACGCAG GTAGAGCTGAGCCGTTTCGAGGAAACATCTGCTATTTTAAGAATCTACTATTTGGGGATGCAGAGGCAAGTGCCACTTGAACCACTCCCCAAATTTACCTGTAATCCCCTGCTGGAAACACCTGGAATTGAAGCTCAGGATGAGAG ATCTCACTCCTCAAAGAGCAGtaagaatgaaaaaaatgaagaaccTGAAAAG cCATCACACGAACAACTCCTCACTGACTGTGAGGCAGCACTTGAAGCCATCAGCAAATTGCTAATTTCTCAGAAC GTTATGCAAGTGTCAGCAGAAGCCCATCAGCCAGAGATAAAAGAGAATGAGGAGAGTTTACACGagaaggcaaagcaag ATGATGACGATGGCTCAGTGAAGATTGAGTATCAGGAAGGTCGAGAGACATTTTTTCAAGAATATCCAGCTGCACTGAATAATGAGG agAATAGAGCAACGGTGCACATTGAGCTGGTGAAAAGACATGGCCTGGAGATGGTACACTCTCTGCAACGCAGAGCACAAGATATCTCTGACAAAATGGAAAACTGGTTACAAGCACAGTATCTTGCAGAAATGAAGTG TATTGACCAATTATCAGAAGTGGCGCGCCACCACATAGAGGCTGGAGCTACGTTGCAGTATGAGCTGGTGTTG GAAGGGTCTGACTTCTTTATAAATGAAGACCATCTCTTGGTGGAAAGTCCTGCTCCTCCTCTCCGTCCAGCTCCTCTGGAGACACCAGTAGGGTCCACACCAACTATCGTTCAGCTGGAATCACTCCGCCATCAGCTGTGGAGCGCTGCTCCATCAG GTGTCATGTCCAGCACTGCATTCTTCGGTTTGCTCAAAGAGTTGGTCTCTGTCAACACGGGTAGAAACACTGTGCCAAAACCCTGGATGGGAAACACTGAAGCAAAG TGGGTGGCGATTGTCTCTCTGCTAACGGATGACTATGAGCTGATAGACTGGCAGCGGTTTCTACTCAGTGCTGCTCTCCCTTGGCCTTTTCCCTCACTAACACAGCTACTGGTTGTACTGGGACGTTTCAAGGTAGCAGATGTTGCTAGTACAGGCTATATAAACGAAGAGCAGTACCTAAAG ACGGAGTTGTGGTTTTCCAGTGATACCATACAAACTGTTTCTGAAGACCCTTCTGAGCCTTTGCCTTTTGACCGTCTGGCTAACCTTCGCAAG TTCTTTTTCCAGCTGTTTGCAGACCACTCATTCTCTCCTCCTCAACTGGATTACGTGTCGATGCTCCAGTACTTTGCAGCTGACCCTGACCCCGGACATGGTTTTATCAGAGCACTTAGTGTGGTGCTGGGACAAGATCTCCAGCAGCCTTCAATGGACCACGCTGTTAAG TCTCTGCCCAGCATAGAAGAGGCCACAGAGCTGGTCTCTTTGGAAATTAAGAGCGCCTACAAGGAAGATGAGACTCCTTACCCATCAAGCAGTcatttcagagagcaggaagtGTCGATTTCTTCTCTCCTTAATGTCTTCTGCCACAAAGCTGTAAAGATGAGAGGCAAACACCGCCTTCCTCCAAGCTGCTTGAGTAAGGAGGAGCACACAGAG AACCTGACACGTGTATACGGAGAACTTGGATACGACTCTGAAGACTGTGTTCCGTTCTCTGTTCTTTCTAAGCATCCATATACCCAGATATTGATGGAGACCTCAACGCGCTACCAGCTCGTT GATATTCACCAAGTGCTCCAGGGTGATTAG